The Anopheles coluzzii chromosome 2, AcolN3, whole genome shotgun sequence genome window below encodes:
- the LOC120949291 gene encoding uncharacterized protein LOC120949291, with protein sequence MKLKLLYTLASIALLTVASCEAKATHKVTCADETMRVDVALPSENFSSEVVYLDGMKGYPDPKCKPTIRENLAVFELSLTNIYDCGVTRVINQITGKKVFYHRIIVETGPDTGKEIVSVKCITTGPSYNVTHGIVKRDVLPAGFQEPEDLEITTSITENAPEPSLGIAIRQGDKLVSGDLNVSPGAHLQMEIFLDNRSAPIYGLGVNYMLVTDTKYQEETIIFNGCSVDPYLFENFNTVDGDLLAAKFRAFKFPESTYVQFRGTVNVCVDRCKGVICSNGQTAFGRRKREISAAPADPNKVYEVTMTTFIKVNYDENADQNTVSEIDQKIRQLKLTNQKLARNSRAGNVFESIHNVPARTADVEQPEAATLPADNESAKVEETIVFREVITRQEEKEDASFESASGSSRRTGWQLGALLAALCTIALEIVRH encoded by the exons CCACCCACAAGGTAACGTGCGCCGACGAGACGATGCGGGTCGACGTTGCACTGCCGTCGGAAAACTTCTCCAGCGAGGTCGTCTATCTGGACGGTATGAAGGGCTATCCGGATCCGAAGTGTAAGCCCACCATACGGGAGAATCTGGCCGTGTTTGAGCTTTCGCTCACCAACATCTACGATTGCGGTGTGACACGGGTGATCAATCAAATTACG GGGAAGAAAGTTTTCTATCATCGGATCATCGTCGAGACCGGGCCGGACACTGGCAAGGAGATCGTGAGCGTAAAGTGCATCACCACCGGGCCGAGCTACAATGTGACGCACGGTATCGTGAAGCGGGATGTGCTGCCCGCCGGCTTCCAGGAACCAGA AGATCTCGAAATAACGACCTCGATCACGGAGAATGCCCCCGAACCGTCACTCGGTATTGCGATCCGCCAAGGCGACAAGCTGGTATCGGGCGACCTTAACGTTAGCCCCGGGGCTCACCTGCAGATGGAAATTTTCCTCGACAACCGTTCGGCACCAATTTACGGGCTCGGCGTCAACTACATGCTCGTCACCGACACCAAATACCAGGAGGAAACTATCATTTTCAACGG CTGCTCGGTTGATCCGTATCTGTTCGAAAACTTCAACACGGTCGACGGTGACCTGCTGGCGGCCAAGTTCCGCGCGTTCAAGTTCCCCGAGTCGACCTACGTCCAGTTCCGCGGCACCGTCAACGTGTGCGTCGATCGGTGCAAGGGTGTAATCTGCAGCAACGGTCAGACGGCGTTCGGACGGCGGAAGCGCGAGATCAGTGCTGCACCGGCCGACCCGAACAAGGTGTACGAAGTCACCATGACTACCTTCATCAAGGTGAACTACGACGAGAATGCAGATCAGA ATACCGTGTCGGAGATTGATCAGAAAATTCGCCAGCTGAAGCTCACCAACCAGAAGCTTGCCCGCAACAGCCGTGCCGGAAACGTGTTCGAGAGCATCCACAATGTGCCGGCCCGGACGGCGGATGTGGAGCAGCCGGAAGCCGCCACCCTGCCGGCGGACAACGAGAGCGCCAAGGTCGAGGAGACGATCGTGTTCCGCGAGGTGATCACCCGGCAGGAGGAGAAAGAGGACGCATCGTTCGAGAGCGCCAGCGGTAGCTCCCGGCGGACGGGCTGGCAACTGGGCGCCCTGCTTGCCGCACTCTGCACGATCGCACTCGAGATCGTTCGCCATTGA